The following are from one region of the Gryllotalpicola protaetiae genome:
- the otsB gene encoding trehalose-phosphatase: MGLDHLAAAPRLLVALDFDGTVAPLVDDPSTSRITADAAAAIARLRALPATWVAFVSGRPLDTLAALTASGPDALLVGSHGVEVSIRGELAAARLSDDERARMTRLEVELEQLVAAVPGAWLEYKPVGYGVPTRLVEQAELVAPLQQAARDAADAIGGFTTRLGKDIIEFSVRDVTKGDGVRMLRELLVAEEGGPVAVLYAGDDVTDEDAFAVLEPGDLGVKVGEGDTAAAERVADVDAFAGLLEALAAAREASAASH; this comes from the coding sequence GTGGGCCTCGACCATCTCGCGGCGGCGCCTCGGCTGCTCGTCGCGCTCGACTTCGACGGCACGGTGGCGCCCCTCGTCGACGACCCGTCGACGTCGCGCATCACCGCGGACGCCGCCGCCGCGATCGCGCGGCTGCGGGCACTGCCGGCCACGTGGGTCGCATTCGTCTCCGGCCGGCCGCTCGACACGCTCGCGGCGCTGACCGCGTCCGGCCCAGACGCTCTGCTGGTCGGGTCGCACGGCGTCGAGGTGTCGATCCGCGGCGAGCTCGCCGCCGCCCGCCTGAGTGACGACGAGCGCGCCCGCATGACGCGCCTCGAGGTCGAGCTCGAGCAGCTCGTCGCGGCGGTGCCGGGCGCGTGGCTCGAGTACAAGCCCGTCGGCTACGGCGTGCCGACCCGCCTCGTCGAGCAGGCAGAGCTCGTCGCGCCGCTGCAGCAGGCCGCGCGCGACGCCGCCGACGCGATCGGCGGCTTCACCACGCGCCTCGGCAAGGACATCATCGAGTTCAGCGTGCGCGACGTCACCAAGGGCGACGGCGTGCGGATGCTGCGCGAGCTGCTCGTCGCAGAAGAGGGCGGTCCCGTCGCGGTGCTCTACGCCGGCGACGACGTCACCGACGAGGACGCGTTCGCGGTGCTCGAGCCCGGCGACCTCGGCGTGAAGGTGGGGGAGGGCGACACGGCCGCCGCCGAGCGCGTCGCCGATGTCGACGCCTTCGCGGGGCTGCTCGAGGCGCTGGCGGCCGCGCGCGAGGCATCCGCCGCTTCTCACTAA